The genomic DNA CGCAGCAAGATGGGGTGAGTACGGCTAAGAATTTGCCCGCGTCATGGAGTCTTGAAAAGAATATTATCTGGAAGGCCGAGTTGCCTTCGTGGAGCGGGAGTACGCCCGTTATCTGGGGTGATCGCATTTTTTTGACTTCGCCGTCGCCTGCACAAAGGCCAGAGGAGCAGGAACCGGGGGGACCGGAGATTTATATTTTGTGTTTGTCGAAGAAAGACGGTAGTGAACTCTGGCGGTATAAGTTGGATGAGGGCAATGTGCTGCGGCGCAAGCACAATAAGACTTCGCCGTCGCCTGTTACGGATGGGGCGCATGTGTGGGTGATTACGGGCAATGGGGTTGTGACGTGTCTGGATATGGATGGAAAGGCGGTCTGGTCGCGGGATCTCCAAGAGGATTACGGCAGATTTGGTCTGCTTTTCGGGTATGCGTCTTCGCCGATTCTGTACGATGGGAAGCTCATTCTTCAGGTGCTTCACGGGATGCGTACAGATGATCCTTCGTATGTTGTCGCGTTGGACGCCAGTAGTGGGAAAGAGGTCTGGCGGAAGGAGCGCCCGACAGATGCTATTCGAGAGTCGCCCGATTCGTACACGACGCCCACGTTGTTGAATCGCGATGGCGAGACTCAGATTGTTATTACAGGTGGGGATTGTGTGACGGGGCACGATCCGGATACGGGGCGTGAGGTCTGGCGGGCAAATGGGTTGAATCCCGGTCGGAGGGGCAATTATCGGATTGTGGCGTCTCCCGTGGTGGTCGGGGATATGATTTATGCGCCGACCCGGCAGCGGCCCTTGCTGGCGTTGGCGGCTGGTGGCACGGGCGATGTTTCCGGCAATGTGGTGTGGAAGTGGGAGGGGGCTGCTGCGCCGGATGTGCCGACGCCGACGAGTGATGGGAAGTATTTTTATATGGTTGATGATCGCGGGCGGGCAATGTGTCTGGACGCAAAGACCGGGGCTGTGGTGTGGGGTCCTGAGCGGACGACGCAGGGTATTGTGAGCGCGTCACCCCATCTGGCGGATGGAAAGTTGTTTTTGCTGAATGAATACGCTGTGACGACTGTTCTGGCCGCTGGTCCCAAATATGAGGTTTTGGGTACGAATGAACTGGATGGTACGTACACGCTGTCATCGCCCGTGTCATCCGGGTCACAGCTTTTTATTCGGACGGCGACGCATTTGTATTGTATTGGGTATAGTGGGGAGTAA from Gemmatimonadota bacterium includes the following:
- a CDS encoding PQQ-binding-like beta-propeller repeat protein encodes the protein MVGRIVRMVCVLALVPLSVDADNWPQWRGPQQDGVSTAKNLPASWSLEKNIIWKAELPSWSGSTPVIWGDRIFLTSPSPAQRPEEQEPGGPEIYILCLSKKDGSELWRYKLDEGNVLRRKHNKTSPSPVTDGAHVWVITGNGVVTCLDMDGKAVWSRDLQEDYGRFGLLFGYASSPILYDGKLILQVLHGMRTDDPSYVVALDASSGKEVWRKERPTDAIRESPDSYTTPTLLNRDGETQIVITGGDCVTGHDPDTGREVWRANGLNPGRRGNYRIVASPVVVGDMIYAPTRQRPLLALAAGGTGDVSGNVVWKWEGAAAPDVPTPTSDGKYFYMVDDRGRAMCLDAKTGAVVWGPERTTQGIVSASPHLADGKLFLLNEYAVTTVLAAGPKYEVLGTNELDGTYTLSSPVSSGSQLFIRTATHLYCIGYSGE